Part of the Paludisphaera borealis genome, GAGATCCGCCGCCTCAAGATCGCCGACCCCACGGGCCGCATGATCCCGATCTCGGAGCTGGTGGACTTCAAGCTCGAAGACGGCGCCTACGAGGTCTGGCGGAAGGACCGCCAGCGGCGTGCGATGGTGCAGGCGAACGTCCGCGGCCGCGACCTCGCGACGTTCGTGGCCGAGGCCGAACAGCGGGTCAAGCAACAGGTCGACATGCCCAAGGGCTACTACCTGGAATGGGGAGGGACGTTCGAGAATCTTCAGTCCGCGACCAGGCGACTGACGATCGTCGTCCCGGTCGCCCTCGTGCTCATCTTCCTCCTGCTCTACAGCACCTTCCACTCGGTGAAGCTGGGCATGCTGATCTTCCTGTCGGTCCCGCTGGGCGCGATGGGAGGCATCTTGGCCCTCTGGCTGCGCGACATGAACCTGAGCATCTCGGCGGGGGTCGGGTTCATCGCTCTCTCGGGCGTCGCCGTGCTCGACGGCCTGGTGGTCGTCGCCGCGATCCGCCAGCGCGTCGAGGCCGGCATGCCGGTCCGCGAGGCCGTCTCAGACGCCGCCATGAACCGACTTCGCCCGGTGCTCATGACCGCGCTCGTCGCCAGCCTGGGATTCATCCCGATGGCGTTCTCGGTCGGCTCGGGAGCCGACGTCCAGCGCCCGCTGGCCACGGTGGTCATCGGCGGCCTCATCACCAGCACGGGACTGAAGCTGCTCGTGATCCCGGCGACCTACCGCTGGTTCGACCCCGGACTCGACGCTCCCGCCGAGGAGACCAACGTGGTCGACGCCCGCCCCGAGCCGTTCGAGGATGCGAACGACGAACCCGAATCCATCTGACGGTTGCGACCGCCCGAAGCCTAACCGCCCCACACGAATTCGTTCGTCGTCGTGCGGCGGGCGGGTTTTGGGTTTGGCTGTCGAAACCGGCCTGCTGCTGCTACACTACTGCATGCGCCTCGGCCTCATTCGCCCCTGGTCGCCGAACTACCGGGATTCGATGCGTCGATGAATACGATCTCACGACCAGACGGACACTCGGCTGGCTACCGCGACGCGTGCGTGGAGCTGAAGGGAAGGCTCCGCTCGGGAGAGCCGGCCCGTGTCGAGGACCTCCTCGCGGGCAATCCAAACCTCGCCGGCGACCACAACGCCGTGCTGGAACTCATCCTCGCTGAGGTGGCGACCCGAAGCGAGCTAGGCGAGAAGCCCTCGGTCGATGAATGGGAGCATCGCATCTCCCTGCTAATCCCCGACGCCGAGCGGCGAATTTCCATCCAGAACCTGCTCGTCTCGGAGATGGTGACGCTCTCGGAGTCCTCGGGCGCGGAGGGCGCCCTCGACCGCGACGGCCACACTCCGATGACGCGGATCGGCAAGTATCAGATCCTTGAGGAGATCGGCCGAGGCGGGATGGGGATCGTCTACAAGGCCCGCCAGACGAACCTCAACCGGATCGTCGCCCTCAAGATGATTCTGACCGGAGAGCACGCCGACCGGCACGAGCGGGGGCGGCTGCGAAAGGAGGCCGAGGCCACCGCGACGCTCGACCATCCCAACATCGTGAAGATCTTCGACATCGGCGAGCACGAGGGGATGCCGTATCTGGAGATGGAGTTCGTCAGCGGCGGCAACCTGACCCGGATGTTGCGGTCGATGCCCCAGCCGATCCGGTGGGCGGCCCGGCTCACCGAAACGCTGGCCCGCGCCATCCACGTCGCCCACGAACGGGGGATCGTCCATCGCGATCTCAACCCCAGCAACATCTTGATGACCACCGACGGGATCCCCAAGATCACCGACTTCGGGCTGGCCAAGTTCCTGCTCTCCGACGCGGGCCTGTCCCAGAACGGCATGCTCCTGGGCACTCCCCCGTACATGGCCCCGGAACAGGTTTCCGGCGGCAAGGAGGTCGGTCCGGGCACCGACGTCTACGCGATCGGCGTCATGCTCTACGAGATGCTCACCGGCGCCCCGCCGTTCCGCGGCCTGACGCCGATGGAAACCCTCTGCCAGGTGATGGAGGGCGAGGTCGTGCCGCCGTCGCGACTCCGCCACGGCCTGCCCATCGACATCGAGACGATCTGCCTGAAATGCCTGGCCCGCAGCCCCGGCCAAAGGTACGACGACGCCGAGGAACTCGCCGAGGATCTGCGGCGGTTCCAGAATCGCGAGGCCATCCGGGCGCGGCGCACCCCGCGGCTGCGCCGGGCCGCCCAGTGGGCCCGCCGCGAGCCGCTCGCCGCGGGTTTTCTGGGCCTCAGCTTCCTGCTCCTGTTGACGCTGCTGGTCGTCGCGGGAGGCTACAGCATCTACCTTCACGAGACGCGCGGCGAACTCCAAAAGCAAATGGAGAACATCTATTCCCATGGGTGGATGAGTCGCCAGGCCAAGGCGAAGGCCGACCGCGACGACAAGGAGGCCAAGCGGCAACGCTACGACGCGCAATTGAGCCGCGCCTACGACCATGAGCAACGGAACGAGCCCGAGGTCGCGATCGAGATCTTCGACGTCCTCAAGCAGAACCTCCCCGAGAATACGGGATTCGAGTTCGGCTATGTCGACTCCCTGATTCATCGCTCGGAGTTCTTGCTGAGCGGAGGGCCGGGCCGCAGGGGGGCCGTCGACTGCGCGACGGTCTCGGGCGACGGTCGAACCGTCGCGTCCGGCGACCGCAACGGGCGGGTGTTCCTCTGGGACGTCCCCTCGCAGGCTTCGACGCCTTACATGGTCGAAGGCGGCCGCTACCCGATCCGCGAGGTCGCCCTGGCGTCCGACGCGACGGGAAAGGCCGTCGCGATCGCCGCCGTGAGCCTCGGCGAGGACAAGACGTCCACGCTGT contains:
- a CDS encoding WD40 repeat domain-containing serine/threonine protein kinase, which codes for MNTISRPDGHSAGYRDACVELKGRLRSGEPARVEDLLAGNPNLAGDHNAVLELILAEVATRSELGEKPSVDEWEHRISLLIPDAERRISIQNLLVSEMVTLSESSGAEGALDRDGHTPMTRIGKYQILEEIGRGGMGIVYKARQTNLNRIVALKMILTGEHADRHERGRLRKEAEATATLDHPNIVKIFDIGEHEGMPYLEMEFVSGGNLTRMLRSMPQPIRWAARLTETLARAIHVAHERGIVHRDLNPSNILMTTDGIPKITDFGLAKFLLSDAGLSQNGMLLGTPPYMAPEQVSGGKEVGPGTDVYAIGVMLYEMLTGAPPFRGLTPMETLCQVMEGEVVPPSRLRHGLPIDIETICLKCLARSPGQRYDDAEELAEDLRRFQNREAIRARRTPRLRRAAQWARREPLAAGFLGLSFLLLLTLLVVAGGYSIYLHETRGELQKQMENIYSHGWMSRQAKAKADRDDKEAKRQRYDAQLSRAYDHEQRNEPEVAIEIFDVLKQNLPENTGFEFGYVDSLIHRSEFLLSGGPGRRGAVDCATVSGDGRTVASGDRNGRVFLWDVPSQASTPYMVEGGRYPIREVALASDATGKAVAIAAVSLGEDKTSTLSIWDESKPSSPWTFRDRLEDTAELAFSLDGKLLALRCRPAPESTWETRFYKFADQEWSEDAAATRQGVTSQRFAPGANLLALGTESGTVVVIDLDANRGDVFSAPKSTRPVALAFSSDRTRIAAGCEDRSIVVWDLASRRVTAELNTPDGPPKFLGFCNGDKSLVVSEGDTTLAVHSLRSPSARRVLPTRGSAAIALSRRGDRLAVGGDEEPVSLWNLEAASDDPQSLGKLPGAKRLIFSPDGQFLFMTFHDPLIRVWRMAKAPHPWRKLAGHSKEAWAVAFSRDGKILASGADDLMIKLWDVATGDELAAVAAHSATVAGLAFSPVSDELASVGLDGAVKLWSLSRDSSKPAAATLKLSQVLREPKQSQLRCVAYSSNGSLLAASGLDPEIHVWDAASREPLHKIKNAHRKMITALAYSPTNPRQLASASCDAEIKIWDMDSGDRIATSQTNGALMALAYSPSGHRLATSGQPRLIASWDTTNRNPLDDIIGHPDAVRSIAFSTDGQTVATGCDDGKIRLCDQETNQVVLILDGHHARINSVTFSPDGYTLASCSHSGEVFLWNARRPEEGPGPPSAGRLTRGERRTGPRGQAETAPRR